From the Lepidochelys kempii isolate rLepKem1 chromosome 2, rLepKem1.hap2, whole genome shotgun sequence genome, one window contains:
- the HTR5A gene encoding 5-hydroxytryptamine receptor 5A: MDGPLNLSATPWAAAANRSGGGGGPPAALAGRAPLSVFGVLLPTLLALLAAATFLWNVLVLATILRVRAFHRVPHNLVASLAASDVMVAALVMPLSLVHELAGRRWRLGRRLCQVWIAFDVLCCTASIWNVTAIALDRYWSLSRHLEYTLRARRCISNAMIALTWALSAVIALAPLLFGWGETYSEGSQECQVSKEPSYTVFSTFGAFYLPLCVVLFVYWKIYKAAKFRIGSRKSNSITPIAPEGLEVKEASQQSQMVFTVRHATVTFQTDGDTWREQKEKKAVLMVGILIGVFVLCWIPFFITELINPLCSCDIPPIWKSIFLWLGYTNSFFNPLIYTAFNKNYNNAFRNLFSRQH, translated from the exons ATGGACGGGCCCCTGAACCTCTCCGCCACCCCGTGGGCAGCAGCGGCCaaccggagcggcggcggcggcggccccccGGCGGCCCTGGCCGGCCGCGCCCCGCTGTCGGTGTTCGGCGTGCTGCTGCCCACCCTGCTGGCGCTGCTGGCCGCCGCCACCTTCCTGTGGAACGTGCTGGTGCTGGCCACCATCCTGCGGGTGCGCGCCTTCCACCGCGTGCCCCACAACCTGGTGGCCTCCCTGGCCGCCTCCGACGTGATGGTGGCGGCCCTGGTCATGCCCCTCAGCCTGGTGCACGAGCTGGCCGGGCGGCGCTGGCGGCTGGGCCGGCGGCTGTGCCAGGTGTGGATCGCCTTCGACGTGCTGTGCTGCACGGCCAGCATCTGGAACGTGACGGCCATCGCCCTGGACCGCTACTGGTCCCTCAGCCGCCACCTGGAGTACACCCTGCGCGCCCGCCGCTGCATCTCCAACGCCATGATCGCCCTCACCTGGGCCCTCTCCGCTGTCATCGCCCTGGCCCCGCTGCTCTTCGGCTGGGGCGAGACCTACTCCGAGGGCAGCCAGGAGTGCCAGGTCAGCAAGGAGCCTTCCTACACCGTCTTCTCCACCTTCGGCGCCTTCTACCTGCCGCTCTGCGTCGTGCTCTTCGTCTACTGGAAGATCTACAAGGCGGCCAAGTTTCGCATCGGATCCCGGAAGAGCAACTCCATCACCCCCATTGCCCCCGAAGGGCTAGAG GTGAAGGAGGCCTCCCAACAATCCCAAATGGTCTTCACGGTCCGTCACGCCACTGTTACCTTCCAGACCGATGGAGATACGTGGAGAGAGCAAAAGGAGAAGAAAGCTGTCCTCATGGTGGGCATCCTTATTGGGGTCTTCGTACTATGCTGGATCCCCTTCTTCATCACTGAACTCATCAACCCTCTCTGCTCCTGTGACATCCCACCCATTTGGAAAAGTATTTTTCTATGGCTCGGCTATACTAATTCCTTTTTCAATCCATTGATCTATACGGCTTTCAACAAAAACTACAACAATGCCTTCAGGAACCTGTTTTCCAGACAGCACTGA